Proteins encoded by one window of Glycine soja cultivar W05 chromosome 15, ASM419377v2, whole genome shotgun sequence:
- the LOC114387291 gene encoding E3 ubiquitin-protein ligase makorin-like has product MSNRVCKFYARGACLKGDQCDFAHEKKDDICSYYKKGSCAYGSRCRYKHVKASQASSSANGRHSPVLDPVVNHTIKGTSSWVPKAVKSSSSDKRARSSQQKNLPSLENDVGQSSTSSVIPSEHLFCAFAAANCPLEDKCSRIHGNQCLYCRKFCLHPTDRKEKENHLRTCEKKEKYLQALKDSQEVECNVCLERVLSKPKPADCRFGLLPECDHAFCLSCIRNWRNSAPTSGMDISNAGTANTVRTCPVCRKLSYFVIPSGIWYSTKEEKQEIIDNYKANCKLIDCKHFNFGNGNCPFGASCFYKHTVKPGSYTWIHHRPPPQRRQNHFDVHDMLNMLQDVDLTSAEYFSIMRDSDLYDDMDPFEMMVSDRLAGDSGPCLGPFDSDEEDLDIFQMAALSEVLASGVDDFGPEDFGDEDFNPMEAALLSMMMHSNMEDEDDDDDEEEYSDEDY; this is encoded by the exons ATGTCCAACAG GGTTTGCAAGTTCTATGCCCGTGGAGCATGTTTGAAGGGGGATCAATGTGATTTTGCTCATGAGAAAAAGGATGAT ATTTGCAGCTATTATAAAAAAGGATCCTGTGCTTATGGTAGTAGATGCAGATATAAGCATGTCAAAGCTTCTCAAGCGTCATCTTCAGCAAATGGACGCCATTCTCCTGTTTTGGATCCTGTTGTGAATCATACCATTAAAGGAACATCAAGTTGGGTTCCAAAGGCTGTGAAGTCATCTTCATCGGACAAGCGTGCAAGGAGCTCACAACAAAAGAATCTGCCCTCTCTTGAAAATGATGTTGGTCAATCCAGTACTAGTAGTGTTATACCATCTGAACATTTGTTCTGTGCATTTGCTGCTGCCAACTGCCCCCTTGAAGATAAATGTTCTCGCATTCATGGAAATCAGTGCTTATACTGTAGAAAATTTTGCTTACATCCTACTGAtcgaaaggaaaaagaaaaccaTTTGAGAACTtgtgagaaaaaggaaaaatacctTCAGGCTTTGAAAGATAGTCAAGAAGTAGAGTGCAATGTTTGTTTGGAACGTGTTCTGTCCAAACCTAAACCAGCTGATTGTAGGTTTGGTCTGCTTCCTGAATGTGACCATGCTTTCTGTTTATCCTGTATCCGCAATTGGCGTAATAGTGCCCCAACCTCTGGAATGGACATCAGTAATGCTGGCACTGCTAATACAGTCAGAACCTGTCCTGTTTGTCGCAAACTATCATATTTTGTCATTCCAAGTGGTATTTGGTATTCTACTAAGGAAGAAAAGCAGGAAATTATTGACAACTACAAGGCAAACtgcaa ACTAATTGATTGCAAGCATTTTAACTTTGGAAATGGGAATTGTCCATTTGGGGCTAGTTGCTTCTACAAG CATACAGTGAAGCCCGGCTCTTACACATGGATACATCACAGGCCACCACCTCAACGTAGACAGAACCATTTTGATGTGCATGACATGTTGAACATGCTCCAGGATGTTGACTTAACAAGTGCAGAATATTTTTCCATCATGAGGGACTCGGACCTTTATGATGATATGGATCCATTCGAGATGATGGTATCTGATAGGCTTGCTGGTGATTCAGGTCCTTGTTTAGGTCCTTTTGATTCTGATGAGGAGGACTTGGATATTTTTCAGATGGCTGCATTGTCAGAAGTGCTGGCTTCTGGTGTGGATGATTTTGGTCCCGAAGATTTCGGTGATGAAGATTTCAATCCTATGGAGGCTGCCTTGTTATCAATGATGATGCATTCTAATatggaagatgaagatgacgacgatgatgaagaagaatacAGTGATGAAGACTACTAG